A window of Synergistaceae bacterium genomic DNA:
TGGCAAGTATTTTAACATTTTTATTAGAAAAGGAGCTAAATTTATGAGCAATACGGATGAAATCAAAATGAATTTTAGCGTTCTGGGAATGACTTGTACCACATGCTCAGGCATTGCAGAAGAAGCTATTGCAAAGGTTAACGGAGTAACTTTCGCTTCTGTCAATCTAACCACTAAAACAGCCTTCGTCGTGGCTGATCCAGCAGTTACTTTTGAAATGCTCGAAACAGCCGTCAAATCTGTAGGTTACAGTATTTCTAAAGATATATCTTCTGATCTAGACGAAAAACAGTATAAAGAAGCGCGCTTAGATTTACTTATGATATGGGCTGTCGGGCTACCCATGTCTATTCTGATGTTTTTGCATATGATTTA
This region includes:
- a CDS encoding cation-translocating P-type ATPase; protein product: MSNTDEIKMNFSVLGMTCTTCSGIAEEAIAKVNGVTFASVNLTTKTAFVVADPAVTFEMLETAVKSVGYSISKDISSDLDEKQYKEARLDLLMIWAVGLPMSILMFLHMIYNVSFSWYPYLEIIAAFFAIFYCGRKTIKGAWIAFVHFHTNMDSLI